Proteins found in one Magnolia sinica isolate HGM2019 chromosome 5, MsV1, whole genome shotgun sequence genomic segment:
- the LOC131247054 gene encoding integrin-linked protein kinase 1-like, whose translation MQLLFLACKGDVKGVEDLLNEGIDVNSIDLDGRTALHIAACEGHADIVKLLLRWRVNIDARDRWGGTVLTLKVTSNMLSLEEIPNAKQQQQQQQQFKIQWKFPKEKQSSNLAAKIIS comes from the exons ATGCAGCTGCTGTTTTTGGCGTGTAAAGGCGATGTGAAGGGCGTGGAGGATTTGCTGAACGAGGGCATTGATGTAAATAGCATCGATTTGGATGGGCGAACTGCGCTGCATATTGCAGCTTGCGAGGGACATGCTGACATCGTGAAGCTGTTGTTGAGGTGGAGAGTCAACATTGATGCCAGAGATCGGTGGGGTGGCACG GTCCTTACATTAAAAGTGACTTCTAATATGTTATCCTTGGAGGAGATACCAAAcgcaaaacaacaacaacaacaacaacaacaatttaaaatccagTGGAAGTTTCCTAAGGAAAAACAAAGCAGTAATTTGGCTGCTAAG ATAATCTCTTAA